A region from the Chelmon rostratus isolate fCheRos1 chromosome 6, fCheRos1.pri, whole genome shotgun sequence genome encodes:
- the ciao2a gene encoding cytosolic iron-sulfur assembly component 2A, whose translation MEIVFSLVSFTVTKVLQFSGLVDNRDALRTKKMEDKALEVYDVIRSIRDPEKPNTLEELDVVTEKCVEVQELGEDEYLIIIKFSPTVPHCSLATLIGLCLQVKLQRCLPFKHKLEIYISEGTHSTEEDINKQINDKERVAAAMENPNLREIVEQCVTEPDD comes from the exons atggaaatagtgTTCAGCCTGGTGTCGTTTACTGTCACCAAGGTTTTACAGTTTTCTGGACTTGTCGACAACAGGGATGCCCTGAGGACCAAAAAGATGGAGGACAAAGCGTTAGAAGTGTACG ATGTGATCCGATCGATCCGAGACCCGGAGAAGCCCAACACCCTGGAAGAGCTGGACGTGGTGACGGAGAAATGCGTGGAGGTCCAGGAGCTCGGAGAGGACGAGTACCTCATCATTATCAAGTTCTCGCCGACCGTCCCTCACTGTTCTCTAGCTACTCTGATCG GTTTGTGCTTACAAGTGAAGCTACAGCGATGTTTGCCATTTAAACACAAG TTGGAAatctacatttcagagggaaccCACTCTACTGAGGAGGACA tTAACAAGCAGATCAACGATAAGGAGCGAGTGGCCGCCGCCATGGAAAATCCAAACCTGAGGGAGATCGTGGAGCAGTGCGTCACCGAACCTGACGACTGA